In uncultured Cohaesibacter sp., a genomic segment contains:
- a CDS encoding FCD domain-containing protein, which translates to MITEMGKRRYQEVAEALKKEMIDQRLPVGTRLRTERQIAEDFDVSRSVVREAIIMLEIEGLVSVRKGSGTYIERLPNQSEKSAIARSDIGPFELLQARQLLESNIAAFAATMVTKNDIQRMQEALDMEIQAIESGKADYDGDEWFHRLIAEATQNGVLIDMVSDMWRLRKGNQIWDGLHARIFDESYRQQWLDDHQQILTALNRKDPGKARDAMWNHLENVRNTLLVLSDVEDPKFDGDLFKTPKVVKLSK; encoded by the coding sequence ATGATCACGGAAATGGGAAAAAGACGCTATCAGGAAGTCGCTGAAGCGCTGAAAAAGGAAATGATCGACCAGCGCCTTCCGGTGGGAACGCGTTTGCGGACTGAACGGCAGATTGCCGAGGATTTTGATGTGTCTCGCTCTGTGGTGCGCGAAGCCATCATCATGCTCGAAATCGAAGGCCTCGTTTCCGTTCGCAAGGGCTCTGGCACCTATATCGAGCGGCTGCCGAACCAGTCCGAGAAGAGTGCCATTGCGCGCTCCGACATCGGCCCTTTCGAGCTGTTGCAGGCCCGGCAGCTGCTGGAGAGCAACATCGCAGCCTTTGCTGCGACCATGGTGACCAAGAACGACATCCAGCGCATGCAGGAAGCTCTGGATATGGAAATTCAGGCCATCGAGAGCGGCAAGGCCGACTACGATGGCGACGAGTGGTTTCACCGCCTGATCGCGGAAGCGACCCAGAATGGCGTGCTGATCGACATGGTCAGCGACATGTGGCGGCTGAGGAAAGGCAACCAGATCTGGGATGGTCTGCATGCCCGGATTTTCGATGAGAGCTATCGTCAGCAGTGGCTGGATGACCACCAGCAGATCCTGACGGCGCTCAACCGCAAGGACCCCGGCAAGGCACGGGATGCCATGTGGAACCATCTCGAGAATGTACGCAATACCCTGCTCGTGCTTTCGGACGTGGAAGATCCCAAATTCGATGGTGATCTTTTCAAGACTCCCAAGGTCGTCAAGCTGAGCAAGTGA
- a CDS encoding glycoside hydrolase family 2 TIM barrel-domain containing protein, protein MVLERSELAENALQCLHDEAYDAPYNLQNLNHETLLFVGGRKAESLDGAWNFCVDLLDTGLRQKWFEMAPADPAERIEPYDYDPYMGEQVVIPSNWQMLKEKWYFFEGSAWYTRPLDVEALKADERKFLRIGAAQYDCKVFLNGEFLGNHYGGSTPFCVELTGKLREGRNWLMLCVNNTRTTDRVPMRNTDWFNYGGVYREVELYTTPKTVIRDLFVRLVPDGTYSAIAIDATLDGPDALGAQIEIQIPDLGINTVIASSQDGLASAEIKVSPDLWSPSNPRLYDVIARLGEDEVRDRVGFRQIEQIGAGLFLNGKPLFLRGISVHEDDMEKGKVTSEEDLRRRFGHARDLNGNFLRLAHYPHHEKAARMADELGFLLWEEIPVYWAIDFENPATFRDAQNQLIELIKRDRNRASVIIWSVGNENPDTDARLDFMRRLAETAKQYDPTRLTSAACLINHAKKKIEDRLSNFIDVIGINEYYGWYEENFEDLVEIGVNSSPDKPVVISETGADADISATGPARGLFSEAYQTEVYEKQIATLRSLDYVKGISPWILYDFRVERRQNIFQQGRNKKGLIAGDKATKKEAFHKLSAFYAEKREEGEQ, encoded by the coding sequence ATGGTTCTTGAGCGCTCTGAATTGGCGGAAAACGCCCTGCAGTGTCTTCACGACGAAGCGTATGATGCCCCTTACAATCTGCAAAATCTCAATCACGAAACACTGCTGTTTGTTGGCGGGCGCAAAGCCGAGAGCCTCGATGGAGCCTGGAACTTCTGTGTGGATTTGCTCGATACGGGCCTTAGGCAGAAATGGTTCGAGATGGCGCCGGCCGATCCTGCAGAGCGCATCGAACCCTATGATTATGACCCCTACATGGGCGAACAGGTCGTCATTCCGTCCAACTGGCAGATGCTGAAAGAAAAATGGTATTTCTTTGAAGGCAGCGCCTGGTACACCCGCCCTCTTGATGTGGAAGCCCTCAAGGCTGACGAGCGCAAGTTTTTGCGAATCGGCGCTGCGCAGTATGACTGCAAGGTCTTCCTCAATGGCGAATTCCTTGGCAACCATTATGGCGGCTCCACGCCCTTCTGCGTCGAGCTGACCGGCAAGCTCCGCGAAGGCAGGAACTGGCTGATGCTGTGCGTCAACAACACCCGTACGACCGATCGGGTGCCGATGCGCAACACTGACTGGTTCAACTATGGTGGCGTCTACCGCGAGGTTGAGCTTTACACGACCCCCAAAACAGTCATTCGTGATCTCTTTGTGAGACTGGTGCCGGATGGGACCTACAGCGCCATCGCCATCGATGCGACGCTGGACGGCCCTGACGCACTGGGTGCTCAGATCGAAATCCAGATCCCGGATCTCGGCATCAATACAGTCATCGCGTCCTCCCAAGATGGCCTGGCGTCAGCCGAGATCAAAGTCAGCCCGGACCTGTGGTCCCCCTCCAATCCGCGCCTTTATGATGTTATTGCTCGCCTCGGCGAGGATGAAGTGCGCGACCGGGTTGGCTTTCGCCAGATTGAACAGATCGGAGCCGGTCTGTTCCTCAATGGAAAGCCTCTGTTTCTCAGAGGCATTTCCGTCCATGAGGACGACATGGAAAAGGGCAAGGTGACGAGCGAGGAAGATTTGCGCCGCCGCTTTGGCCATGCCCGTGATCTCAACGGCAACTTCCTGCGCCTTGCCCACTATCCGCATCATGAAAAAGCTGCGCGGATGGCCGACGAACTGGGCTTCCTGCTGTGGGAAGAAATCCCGGTTTACTGGGCAATCGATTTTGAGAATCCGGCAACCTTCCGGGACGCGCAAAATCAGCTGATCGAGCTGATCAAGCGCGACCGCAACCGCGCCAGCGTCATCATCTGGTCTGTCGGCAACGAGAATCCGGACACCGACGCCCGGCTCGACTTCATGCGCCGATTGGCCGAAACCGCCAAGCAGTATGATCCAACACGTTTGACGTCTGCTGCCTGCCTTATCAACCATGCCAAGAAAAAGATCGAAGATCGCCTGTCGAATTTCATCGACGTGATCGGAATCAATGAATATTACGGCTGGTATGAAGAAAATTTTGAGGATCTCGTTGAAATCGGTGTGAATTCCTCTCCGGACAAGCCGGTCGTCATCTCCGAAACGGGAGCCGACGCCGACATCAGTGCAACGGGGCCGGCCAGAGGTCTTTTCAGCGAGGCCTATCAGACCGAGGTCTATGAGAAGCAGATCGCGACCTTGCGCTCACTTGATTATGTGAAGGGCATTTCTCCCTGGATTCTTTATGATTTCCGGGTGGAGCGGCGCCAGAACATCTTCCAGCAGGGGCGCAACAAGAAGGGCCTTATCGCCGGCGACAAGGCAACGAAAAAGGAAGCCTTTCACAAGCTTTCGGCATTCTATGCCGAGAAACGTGAGGAAGGCGAGCAATAG
- a CDS encoding TRAP transporter substrate-binding protein, whose product MTRKLSIISAVVGAAFALSATAASALTLKISHNNPEDHPVHKSMEFFADRVKELTNGDVKIRVYANAQLGTQRESMELVQNGTLAMAKSNASELEAFEESYSALNLPYLFTSEDHFFKSLGGEIGDDILMSSKDKGFIGLTYYYEGARSFYANKPINSPADLKGMKIRVQPSPSAIRMVELLGGNPTPITWGELYSALKQGVVDGAENNPTAMTTARHGEVSKFFSLDEHTMIPSVLVMSTKKWDALTPDQQKAIHQAARESMDYHRQLWNKIVTTEIEKAKSELGVEFVQVDKAPFIQAVMPMHEELAAKSARLADLIERIKAVK is encoded by the coding sequence ATGACTCGTAAGCTTTCCATTATCAGTGCTGTTGTCGGCGCGGCTTTCGCACTGTCTGCAACTGCAGCAAGTGCTCTGACTTTGAAAATCAGCCACAATAACCCGGAAGATCATCCTGTTCACAAATCCATGGAGTTCTTCGCGGATCGCGTCAAGGAACTGACCAATGGCGATGTGAAGATTCGCGTTTACGCCAACGCCCAGCTTGGCACCCAGCGTGAGTCCATGGAACTGGTTCAGAATGGCACCCTTGCCATGGCAAAATCCAACGCTTCCGAGCTTGAAGCGTTCGAAGAATCCTACAGCGCCCTGAACCTGCCTTATCTGTTCACCTCCGAAGATCACTTCTTCAAATCCCTCGGCGGCGAAATCGGCGATGACATCCTGATGTCCTCAAAGGACAAGGGCTTCATCGGCCTGACCTACTATTACGAAGGTGCTCGCTCCTTCTATGCCAACAAGCCGATCAATTCACCGGCTGACCTGAAAGGCATGAAGATCCGTGTGCAGCCGTCTCCTTCGGCTATCCGCATGGTTGAGCTGCTTGGCGGCAACCCGACCCCGATCACCTGGGGTGAGCTCTACAGTGCTCTGAAACAGGGTGTTGTCGACGGTGCAGAAAACAACCCGACTGCTATGACTACGGCTCGTCACGGTGAAGTGTCCAAGTTCTTCTCTTTGGATGAACACACCATGATCCCGTCCGTTCTGGTGATGTCCACCAAGAAATGGGATGCCCTGACCCCTGACCAGCAGAAGGCTATTCATCAGGCCGCCCGCGAATCCATGGACTACCATCGTCAGCTGTGGAACAAAATCGTGACAACGGAAATCGAAAAAGCCAAGTCCGAACTGGGCGTTGAATTTGTTCAGGTCGACAAGGCTCCGTTCATCCAGGCTGTCATGCCGATGCATGAAGAGCTGGCTGCCAAGTCTGCTCGTCTGGCCGACCTGATCGAACGCATCAAGGCTGTCAAATAA
- a CDS encoding TRAP transporter small permease, translated as MKQAVRLVNAVLGTLTVLVFTILVVCVVWQVVSRFILGTPSTTTDEIARFLFMWVAFVGAAYTLGLKRHLAIDIVPLILEGPAVRIIRVLVLLIVAAFAGVVMFYGGLELMFKTLESGQMTPALRLPMGYVYGAIPFSGAMMLFYCAALIVELFDPESEAENSEEASTPAAPTGQD; from the coding sequence ATGAAACAAGCTGTTCGCCTGGTAAACGCGGTTCTGGGAACCCTGACCGTCCTGGTCTTTACCATCCTTGTCGTCTGCGTTGTCTGGCAGGTGGTCTCACGTTTCATTCTTGGAACACCGAGCACCACCACCGACGAGATCGCCCGCTTCCTGTTCATGTGGGTGGCTTTTGTCGGCGCCGCCTACACACTCGGCCTCAAACGCCATCTGGCCATCGATATCGTCCCGCTCATCCTTGAAGGCCCGGCCGTTCGCATCATTCGCGTCCTCGTTTTGCTGATTGTTGCTGCCTTTGCCGGCGTGGTCATGTTCTACGGCGGTCTCGAGCTGATGTTCAAGACGCTGGAATCCGGTCAGATGACCCCGGCCCTTCGCCTGCCTATGGGCTATGTCTATGGCGCCATCCCCTTCTCGGGCGCCATGATGCTGTTCTATTGCGCGGCGCTGATCGTTGAACTGTTCGACCCGGAAAGCGAAGCCGAAAATAGTGAAGAGGCTTCAACCCCGGCAGCACCGACCGGCCAAGACTAA
- a CDS encoding TRAP transporter large permease, with protein sequence MEWQATITLFTIFIVLMAFSVPISFAIGIATMFTFMVINMSFDQAIFIVAQQMASGLDSFTLLAIPFFILAGNIMNRGGIAMRLIEFAKILGGRLPGSLAHCNVLANMMFGAISGSAVASAAAVGGVMSPLQKKEGYDPAFSAAVNIASCPTGLLIPPSTTFIVYSLITGGTSIAALFVAGYLPGILMGLGLMVVAGFIAKKRGYAVSERPSRKEMCEKTKAAILPLGLIIIIMGGIVGGIFTATEASAVAVVYTLFLALVWYREISVRDLPKIILESAVTTSIVLLMVGCSIGMSKAMAFSDIPFYISEALLAISDNPYVILLVMNIALLIIGTFMDMTPALLIFTPIFLPVVQDLGMDPVHFGVMMTFNLCIGICTPPVGSALFIGCSVGKVAISKVLKPMLPFYGVLVVLLLAVTYIPELSLVLPRFFLGYGG encoded by the coding sequence ATGGAATGGCAAGCAACTATCACGCTGTTTACGATCTTCATCGTCCTGATGGCATTCAGCGTTCCAATTTCCTTCGCAATCGGTATCGCAACCATGTTCACCTTCATGGTGATCAACATGTCGTTCGACCAGGCGATCTTCATCGTCGCCCAGCAGATGGCCTCCGGCCTTGACAGCTTCACGCTGCTGGCGATCCCCTTCTTCATTCTGGCAGGCAACATCATGAACCGCGGCGGTATCGCCATGCGCCTCATCGAATTCGCCAAGATCCTTGGTGGTCGCCTGCCGGGGTCGCTGGCCCACTGCAACGTGCTGGCCAACATGATGTTCGGTGCGATTTCAGGCTCTGCCGTGGCTTCCGCCGCGGCCGTTGGTGGCGTGATGTCACCGCTGCAGAAGAAAGAGGGCTATGACCCAGCCTTCTCGGCAGCCGTCAACATCGCCTCCTGTCCTACCGGCCTGCTGATCCCACCGTCCACCACCTTCATCGTCTACTCGCTCATCACCGGCGGCACCTCGATTGCAGCCTTGTTCGTGGCTGGCTACCTGCCAGGCATTCTGATGGGTCTGGGACTGATGGTCGTCGCCGGTTTCATCGCAAAGAAGCGCGGCTATGCCGTATCCGAGCGCCCGAGCCGCAAGGAAATGTGTGAAAAGACCAAGGCAGCCATCCTGCCGCTGGGCCTGATCATCATCATCATGGGCGGCATCGTCGGCGGTATCTTCACCGCAACCGAAGCTTCTGCCGTTGCCGTCGTCTACACCCTGTTTCTGGCTCTCGTCTGGTATCGCGAAATCTCGGTTCGCGACCTGCCGAAGATCATTCTGGAATCTGCGGTTACCACCTCCATCGTGCTGCTGATGGTTGGCTGCTCCATCGGCATGTCCAAGGCCATGGCCTTCTCGGACATTCCTTTCTACATCTCCGAGGCCCTGCTTGCGATTTCCGATAACCCTTACGTCATCCTGCTGGTCATGAACATTGCCCTGCTGATCATCGGCACCTTCATGGACATGACCCCGGCGCTCCTCATCTTTACCCCGATCTTCCTGCCAGTGGTTCAGGATCTGGGCATGGATCCGGTGCACTTCGGCGTCATGATGACCTTCAACCTGTGCATCGGCATCTGCACGCCACCGGTTGGTTCGGCCCTGTTCATCGGCTGCTCCGTCGGCAAGGTGGCCATCTCCAAGGTGCTCAAACCGATGCTGCCATTCTATGGCGTACTGGTCGTGCTTCTGCTCGCCGTCACCTACATTCCAGAGCTCTCTCTGGTTCTGCCCCGCTTCTTCCTGGGCTACGGCGGCTAA